A window of Hippoglossus stenolepis isolate QCI-W04-F060 chromosome 18, HSTE1.2, whole genome shotgun sequence contains these coding sequences:
- the cdk5rap2 gene encoding CDK5 regulatory subunit-associated protein 2 isoform X10, with amino-acid sequence MKDRCRICGARLAGSQCRWIFSSSAQRKLQVILSHVLGWAVTRDGRGEFLCGKCVFQLEKVVQCDVNITQLQEDHNSQIQKLHAEKEHMSQCIVHIYNKNNPSLDKSVGETTHWKSPSRSSGVGSPDEGQHLGEIGRGPSGNCMRRCVSLDRIVSRGTVSGRSGFKSSRLGSGAGLDGSMKSFGLRGTRQRSKSMYFDLVQRKGILPRSGFSTSLQSLNREFSSDTSPDPPLKLKLAEAKVFSARHGGATGDPGGKVQARALLRRSSNQPSLISDLIQLLRCISKQPLTAPAGSHIPVLKRLSTGQPKPGAMRRHREAELKSLHDLTEEFDDEYTSVRVESEVSRLESVNKHLTEELKQTKNTNEKLTKTLEEIQTQYKALSGKLEQKDNELSLEEKNSLKRDKTIQGLTLVLREKEKEIAELCHEIEDRDDALAKAREAAHKAQLQKYQGAEEHQNLLMSKQTELSQLQGEHHVKVLEAQKLQRALDRKEQELADLQQAKDQLEVELEDLQQQKKKGDKALNDLNNQLKKLSGEIGERESALEQQYEELLDQTNRRVQAHEITIQRLTSTLADKEQQLQEYINMVRDFEQSKSPGGNDNVLSKLRQRLKEKEKALEQALDEKFAAIEEKDNEIHQLQLSLREKERDLDRLNNLLSHNEETINSFDSLIKEKDVELQHLVNTLKNLQRAKQDVEDNLNRSLREKDSIISQLQLSLEGKTKDMEEMAKSMLSQSQTNAHDLAEQMGQRLKVTEVMLAEAVKARERLVADNESAVEGLLATISSKDQLLKESAEHYNRMLSERTQDIQQLKRQLSDRQQELATADKQSSVRAQEDCLETANLRALLAEKDSLINKLLQHGQERDQFQAEPDRVLELRQTIQIMQEKLEERDAELYRRNGEDNVENVPLSKKTVVILKTELAQRTEALNKALKRENELKISLAELQSLLSELEGRSEGQTANIDSLTSTLKTKDEIINVLHQRLGQRGDSRGDHMHNQVIGSGVERSFPGLPQRERTMIGGDSQHEALPNLIALQQEHDALNKALRAEQQLYSSLVRTVKEQDSAQRLHALQLELTAVQLLRQQLEESIKTNEELKDDLEREIHRAKLGEGMDLTDPKEVESMRHQLEDAQRWNTSLQARLGAIQNRGGGVGGANDGGDTLSFIGDQTSYMSICVGEGQDDSLCQLSPQALKQKVLDLQDCVSRLQTVNNDLHSRLSLLEKSEHDASSKGGTDVVSPWNQQLKKTHSDRKHHPGKDKESQTDIKLGQMVSGKQFGNESMDSGLGQSREHPQSGNNTLDTGERAQKKGDVMALKSLLTDCGATSVSHLREKLLRLTSENVALRGLLKEQKSAECKEKESTDASGNSSDGQAELRQSMETLLVEVSNEKGEKNSHEVPDGETPVTTEVVVSTAGGMERPKTKGPGQPHIESGKQDVTRHGAGLKSRLPVPVRLRVETGSSSSSSRQSSRPEHLRTDALPNPHSDDVFGSDQQLHADADFSISLQQSTSTSQNSSGPAGLDNTQADSVLFTQLELLHQECQEKEALINKLSEQLADWEELHTQLQEKEQLNHQYVEALQAAESTIAYLTACSLDNQGGFGSHTSLGGGSGSVGSDAALHSRCMELQKALQDKEELNNQLIELVNMAEKAITCSNSQEKNPEIRDLCIQIDGALQQVNASANRDSLRGVSGGTNASMQEMQRHTDSLQEALWEQNRLNAELREKLRDADAAAKQGYNSNSAGQDGKRSRQIAAEKGSEEHDGAMGSSGDTSLTQDLTKAVMNCLSATESAIASLAEHCTNPGSLTSARSSQITSDLQMNLNKLQRALQEREELGESTQIKTTKSSSNCSTAAAGTKGQLTRDLHQNLCLLCKVFTDLSHRMSELQTSLKEETGHREESEAHRAVQDGKGLPPNVQAQLESLHKALREKKKACKSLEEKLATALTETTSPQTARKALEQDDKGVQVDLQDLGYETSGKSENDREESSSTDLEVGVNPSCSASSLPSLLKHEQATFSSTENLDSTSSTPYPSSPALSSAKVSLKSLQVYDEYGVSENPLQLQGQVRELKVQLENQTKLILQMQNLLRRNSLSSDLIANASDHSAVIMDQEGTQKRERCQDSSYRLVQQREKKEGENQAMKDKTSCLNVDQERERTLNKSITEQLPQTRSRSASPARLDSLVQSQARELSQLRQQIKESRGLGALQRRQLEELSNAFKELLQASKVDFYMGEVVKEQLDKSLNLLDRLEGRLDKGESHLDNEDVAALELSRRLAKELQEKNRLIQALQSQFRSQTPSSHHSSHSDLYHSDRTSSSCHSTQGGSRSPSQRHSSDWMGAAVPPVGGAQVEGLSSHRGAASRLQGLQRENGRLQEQLRGKEELNATLRTELDLHRSIISQNSPYHQKRDQGQDKQGSGPQTEAHKVDKDTAPKTSHEQHSTMNSDLLAEHLQEIRALRQRLEESIRTNDRLREQLERRLAEVEKDPAATNIFIHGNEEQGHLANEVRFLRGQNQALKEELNQGSRDKQKENEKLRESLARRSAKLEQSRKESEALRQENNRLQERLEHISQENSELQDSLHYRQEELHRLQCEVKLQRQQLSDCQHLLQSLRVELQVYEKIETDNHKHNAESSETNQEPLPVPSSGSVDLSELLTEIRHLRLQLERSIQTNTALRQRLEEQLLRGPNRSETININYLLSSPDEGGRSPGREGCDLHHSFQSYNERTNVLDEKRRARSDVDGGSFSSSSGDSCALSRLVPGHRMWANRNGRHVLGLIEDYNALRKQISDGRKLSRSMDTQLQECLHTVRQQSSDKVMEQQHLKSLSSSTNTIQHVLEEAGRLLKLVWRVSLPAGNTAGDSGNNQQQDELLKNEIARLKSRLSQQERMLSGAVKRLRSTNQLKEGMERVIIDQLSLTHGVLKKARGNLETNYCTLSGLKGLSGGPDEGGSSHWPIGGTREPERRSAPVSRSTAGQHSESSDDTSLHCSF; translated from the exons ATGAAGGACCGATGTCGTATATGTGGTGCCCGTCTGGCAGGCAGCCAGTGTCGCTGGATCTTCAGCtcatcagcacagaggaagcTACAAGTGATCTTGTCCCATGTCCTGGGCTGGGCGGTGACTCGCGATGGTCGTGGCGAGTTCCTCTGtgggaaatgtgttttccagtTGGAGAAGGTGGTACAGTGTGACGTTAACATCACCCAGCTGCAGGAGGACCACAACAGTCAGATCCAGAAGCTGCATGCGGAGAAAGAACACATGAGCCAGTGCATCGTCCACAtctacaacaaaaacaacccaAGCTTGGACAAGAGTGTTGGGGAGACCACTCACTGGAAGTCTCCATCCAGATCCTCTGGGGTGGGCAGTCCTGATGAAGGACAGCATCTTGGTGAGATTGGACGTGGTCCCTCTGGGAATTGCATGAGAAGGTGTGTGAGTCTGGACAGAATTGTTAGTAGAGGAACAGTCTCAGGGCGCTCAGGCTTCAAGAGCAGCAGGCTTGGGTCAGGGGCAGGGCTTGATGGCTCTATGAAGAGCTTTGGTCTCAGAGGAACACGCCAACGTTCAAAGAGTATGTACTTTGACCTGGTCCAACGTAAAGGCATACTACCCAGATCTGGATTCTCCACATCCCTGCAATCCTTGAATCGAGAATTTTCCTCAGACACTTCTCCAGACCCTCCACTCAAACTGAAACTCGCAGAGGCCAAGGTGTTTTCTGCCAGGCATGGTGGTGCCACTGGTGACCCAGGAGGAAAAGTCCAGGCCAGAGCACTGCTCCGGAGGTCCTCAAATCAACCATCTTTGATCTCTGACTTGATCCAGCTTTTACGCTGCATTTCCAAGCAACCGCTCACTGCCCCTGCAGGAAGCCACATCCCTGTCCTGAAGAGACTAAGTACTGGCCAACCCAAACCTGGAGCAATGCgcagacacagagaagcagaatTGAAGTCTCTTCATGATCTTACAGAGGAATTTGATGATGAATATACCTCTGTCAGGGTGgag AGTGAGGTTAGCCGATTGGAGTCTGTCAATAAACACCTGACTGAAGAgctcaaacagacaaaaaacaccAACGAGAAGCTGACAAAAACACTGGAGGAAATCCAAACTCAGTACAAG GCCCTGTCAGGGAAGTTGGAGCAGAAGGACAATGAACTCAGCTTGGAGGAGAAAAATTCTCTGAAGCGAGACAAAACAATCCAGGGGTTGACTCTGGTCctcagagaaaaggaaaaagag ATTGCAGAGCTGTGTCATGAGATTGAGGACAGGGATGACGCTCTAGCTAAGGCTAGAGAGGCAGCACATAAAGCTCAACTACAGAAATACCAG GGAGCAGAGGAACACCAAAACCTAttaatgtcaaaacaaacagagctgtCCCAACTCCAGGGGGAACACCATGTCAAAGTGCTTGAAGCACAAAAGCTACAGCGTGCCCTGGACAGAAAGGAGCAAGAGCTGGCTGACTTGCAGCAGGCAAAGGACCAACTGGAGGTAGAACTGGAGGACCTgcaacagcagaagaagaaaggagacaaAGCCCTGAAT GATCTTAACAATCAGCTGAAGAAGCTAAGCGGTGAGAttggggagagggagagtgctCTGGAGCAGCAGTACGAGGAGCTGCTGGATCAAACCAATAGAAGAGTGCAGGCCCATGAGATCACCATCCAGCGGCTCACATCCACCCTGGCTGATaaagagcagcagctacag GAGTACATAAATATGGTCAGAGACTTTGAGCAAAGCAAAAGCCCAGGAGGAAACGACAATGTGCTTTCCAAGCTGCGGCAAAGactgaaagaaaaggagaaggcTCTGGAG CAAGCGCTGGATGAGAAGTTTGCTGCCATTGAagagaaagacaatgagattcaccagctgcagctgtctctcagggagaaggaaagagacCTGGACAGGCTAAATAACTTGCTATCTCACAACGAGGAAACAATCAAT AGTTTCGATAGTCTGATTAAAGAGAAggatgtggagctgcagcatcttGTAAACACACTCAAGAACCTTCAGAGAGCCAAGCAAGATGTAGAAGATAACCTGAACAGGTCACTGAGAGAGAAGGACTCCATCATCAGCCAGCTACAGCTCTCGCTGGAGGGCAAGACAAAGGACATGGAG GAAATGGCCAAATCCATGCTAAGCCAGTCACAAACTAATGCACATGACCTTGCTGAACAGATGGGCCAGAGGTTAAAAGTCACAGAGGTTATGTTGGCTGAGGCTGTTAAAGCCAGGGAAAGGCTGGTTGCAGACAATGAGAGTGCCGTGGAAGGTCTGTTGGCTACAATCAGCAGCAAGGACCAACTTCTCAAG GAGTCTGCTGAACACTACAACCGCATGTTGTCGGAGCGTACACAAGACATTCAGCAACTGAAGAGGCAGCTTTCTGACAGGCAGCAGGAGCTTGCCACTGCTGACAAGCAAAGCTCTGTAAGAGCCCAGGAGGATTGTTTAGAGACTGCAAACCTCCGAGCACTGCTTGCTGAAAAAGACAGCCTCATCAAC AAACTTCTGCAGCATGGTCAGGAGAGAGACCAGTTTCAGGCAGAGCCGGATCGTGTGTTGGAGCTCAGACAAACTATCCAAATCATGCAGGAGAAGTTGGAAGAGAGGGATG CTGAGCTGTATAGAAGGAACGGTGAGGATAATGTGGAAAACGTTCCACTCTCCAAGAAGACAGTCGTCATCCTGAAGACGGAGCTAGCACAGAGAACTGAGGCACTGAACAAAGCCCTGAAGAGGGAGAATGAACTGAAG ATCTCATTGGCGGAGCTACAGTCTTTACTGTCTGAGCTGGAGGGTCGCAGTGAAGGTCAGACTGCTAATATTGATTCACTGACTTCCACTCTGAAGACCAAGGATGAGATTATCAAT GTTCTTCACCAGCGCCTCGGGCAGAGGGGGGACAGTCGGGGTGATCATATGCATAATCAGGTTATTGGCTCTGGCGTGGAAAGATCATTCCCTGGACTCCCACAAAGAGAGAGAACCATGATCGGTGGAGACAGCCAGCATGAG GCTTTGCCCAACCTTATAGCCCTGCAACAGGAACATGATGCTCTGAACAAAGCCCTGAGAGCTGAACAACAGCTCTACTCCAGCCTGGTCAGGACTGTAAAAGAGCAGGACAG TGCCCAGCGTCTCCACGCTCTGCAGCTGGAACTGACTGCAGTGCAGCTCCTCAGGCAGCAGCTAGAGGAGAGCATCAAAACTAATGAGGAGCTCAAGGATGACTTGGAGAGAGAGATACACAGAGCCAAACTCGGAGAAG GCATGGACCTCACTGATCCTAAAGAAGTCGAGAGCATGAGACATCAGCTCGAAGACGCACAGCGCTGGAATACCTCTCTGCAGGCTCGCTTAGGAGCAATCCAGAACCGTGGAGGAGGGGTTGGTGGGGCCAATGATGGTG GCGACACTTTGAGTTTCATTGGCGATCAGACTTCCTACATGAGTATATGTGTGGGGGAGGGGCAGGATGACAGCTTGTGTCAACTCTCTCCACAAGCGCTAAAGCAGAAG GTGCTGGACCTGCAGGATTGTGTAAGCAGACTACAGACTGTAAACAACGACTTGCACAGCCGACTGTCGCTGCTGGAGAAGTCAGAGCATGATGCTTCCAGCAAGGGGGGAACAGACGTGGTCAGCCCCTGGAATCAG CAGCTAAAGAAGACGCACAGTGACAGGAAGCATCACCCTGGTAAGGACAAAGAGAGCCAGACAGACATCAAACTAGGACAG ATGGTGTCTGGAAAACAATTTGGTAATGAGAGTATGGACAGTGGCCTCGGCCAGAGTAGAGAACATCCTCAGTCTGGCAACAACACTTTGGACACTGGAGAGAGAGCACAGAAGAAAGGAGATGTAATGGCACTAAAATCCCTGCTGACTGATTGTGGGGCTACATCAGTCTCACACCTTAG agagaagctgctcagACTGACATCAGAAAATGTGGCGCTGCGGGGTCTACTGAAGGAACAAAAATCTGCAGAGtgtaaagaaaaagagagcaCGGATGCCTCAGGGAACAGCAGTGATGGACAGGCTGAATTGAGGCAGAGTATGGAAACACTGCTTGTCGAGGTGTCAAATGAAAAGGGAGAGAAGAACTCCCATGAAGTGCCAGATGGAGAGACTCCTGTCACAACAGAGGTAGTTGTCAGCACTGCCGGGGGGATGGAGAGGCCAAAAACTAAAGGACCAGGCCAGCCACACATCGAGAGTGGAAAGCAGGATGTCACAAGGCATGGG GCTGGTCTCAAATCTCGCCTTCCTGTTCCCGTGAGACTCAGAGTGGAGACtggcagtagcagcagcagcagcaggcagtcTTCTAGACCTGAGCACCTGAGAACTGACGCACTTCCCAACCCTCATTCAGATGATGTGTTTGGGTCTGATCAGCAATTGCACGCAGACGCTGACTTCTCAATATCTCTCCAGCAAAGCACTTCCACTTCACAGAATAGCAGTGGTCCAGCAGGGTTGGACAACACCCAGGCTGACTCTGTGCTTTTCACTCAGCTGGAGCTCCTCCACCAGGAGTGTCAGGAGAAAGAAGCCCTGATCAACAAGCTCAGTGAGCAGCTTGCTGATTGGGAAGAGCTCCACACTCAGCTTCAGGAAAAGGAACAGCTTAATCACCAGTATGTTGAGGCCCTACAGGCTGCAGAATCAACTATTGCTTACCTGACCGCCTGCAGTCTGGACAACCAGGGAGGATTTGGGTCACACACCAGTTTGGGAGGAGGTTCTGGTTCTGTGGGTTCAGATGCTGCCCTCCACAGTCGATGCATGGAGCTGCAGAAAGCCCTACAGGACAAGGAGGAGCTTAACAACCAGCTTATTGAGCTCGTGAACATGGCAGAGAAAGccatcacctgctccaacagcCAGGAAAAGAATCCAGAAATCAGGGATCTTTGCATACAGATAGATGGTGCCCTACAGCAGGTAAATGCATCCGCAAACAGAGACAGCCTAAGAGGTGTTTCTGGAGGCACTAACGCCTCAATGCAGGAGATGCAACGACACACAGACTCTTTGCAGGAGGCACTTTGGGAGCAGAACAGGCTCAATGCAGAGCTGAGGGAAAAACTGAGGGATGCAGACGCTGCTGCAAAACAGGGCTACAACAGTAACAGTGCTGGCCAGGATGGTAAACGTTCAAGGCAGATAGCAGCAGAGAAGGGCTCAGAGGAACACGATGGGGCAATGGGAAGTTCTGGTGACACTAGTTTAACTCAGGATTTGACAAAAGCTGTAATGAACTGCCTTAGTGCAACTGAGTCTGCCATTGCCTCTCTAGCAGAACACTGTACAAATCCTGGATCCTTGACTTCTGCTAGATCATCACAGATCACCTCTGACCTGCAGATGAATTTAAACAAACTTCAGAGAGCCCTGCAAGAGAGGGAAGAACTGGGAGAATCCACCCAgataaaaacaaccaaatcCAGCAGCAACTGTTCCACCGCTGCAGCTGGTACAAAGGGACAACTTACCAGAGACCTCCATCAAaatctctgtctcctctgcaaGGTCTTCACTGATCTCTCTCACAGGATGTCTGAATTGCAGACTTCCTTAAAAGAAGAGACAGGCCATAGAGAGGAGAGCGAGGCCCACAGGGCAGTGCAGGATGGAAAGGGATTACCACCAAATGTTCAGGCCCAGCTAGAGTCTCTCCACAAGGCactgagagagaagaagaaagcatGTAAAAGCCTGGAGGAGAAACTAGCCACCGCTCTTACCGAGACAACCTCCCCTCAAACTGCACGGAAAG CTCTGGAGCAGGATGACAAAGGCGTGCAGGTGGATTTGCAAGACCTGGGTTACGAAACCAGTGGCAAGAGTGAGAACGATAGGGAAGAGAGCAGTAGCACAG ATCTAGAGGTTGGTGTGAACCCGAGTTGTAGTGCCTCCAGCCTGCCTTCCCTGCTGAAACACGAACAGgccaccttctcctccactgAAAACCTGGACTCAACCTCCAGCACACCGTATCCAAGTTCCCCAGCTCTCAGCTCAGCCAAG gtcagTCTGAAAAGCCTTCAGGTCTATGACGAGTACGGTGTTTCTGAAAATCCTCTCCAGCTTCAGGGACAAGTGAGAGAGCTGAAGGTCCAGCTGGAAAACCAGACCAAACTCATCCTCCAAATGCAAAACCTTCTGCGTAGGAACTCCCTCTCCAGTGACCTTATTGCCAACGCCTCTGACCACTCTGCAGTCATCATGGATCAAGAAGGGACACAGAAACGGGAGCGTTGCCAGGATAGTAGCTACAGACTTGTGCAgcaaagggagaaaaaggagggagagaaccAGGCGATGAAGGATAAAACCAGCTGTCTGAATGTGGAccaggaaagagagaggacacTGAACAAAAGCATAACCGAACAGCTGCCACAGACCCGCAGCCGCTCTGCATCACCTGCCCG ACTGGACTCCCTGGTGCAGTCACAAGCCAGGGAGCTGTCACAACTGAGGCAGCAGATCAAGGAGAGCCGGGGACTGGGAGCCCTGCAGCGCCgacagctggaggagctgagcaATGCCTTcaaggagctgctgcaggccaGCAAAGTCGACTTCTACATGGGGGAGGTGGTCAAAGAGCAGCTGGACAAGAGCCTGAATCTTCTGGACAGGCTGGAGGGACGGCTGGACAAAg GAGAGTCTCATCTGGATAATGAGGATGTGGCGGCTCTGGAACTGTCTCGCAG gtTGGcaaaagagctgcaggagaagaaccGTCTCATCCAGGCCCTGCAGAGCCAGTTCAGAAGCCAAACTCCCAGCAGCCACCACAGCTCTCACTCTGACCTGTACCACTCTGACAGGACCTCTTCCTCCTGCCATAGCACACAAGGTGGCAGTCGATCTCCAA GCCAGCGACACTCCTCTGATTGGATGGGAGCAGCTGTTCCACCTGTAGGTGGAGCTCAGGTGGAAGGTTTGTCCAGTCACAGGGGCGCTGCCAGCAGACTGCAGGGCCTGCAGAGGGAGAACGGGCGactgcaggagcagctgagaggCAAAGAGGAGCTCAACGCCACCCTGCGCACTGAACTGGACCTGCATCGATCAATTATTTCCCAAAACAGCCCGTACCATCAGAAACGGGATCAAGGCCAGGACAAGCAGGGGTCAGGGCCTCAGACAGAAGCTCATAAAGTCGACAAAGACACTGCCCCAAAGACTTCTCACGAGCAGCATAGCACGATGAATTCAG ACCTGCTGGCAGAACATCTGCAGGAGATTCGAGCTCTGCGACAACGTCTGGAGGAGAGCATCCGCACCAACGACCGTCTCAGGGAACAGCTGGAGAGGAGACTGGCCGAGGTGGAGAAAGACCCAG CAGCCACCAACATCTTCATCCATGGCAATGAGGAGCAGGGGCATCTGGCTAATGAAGTGCGATTTCTCAGGGGACAAAACCAAGCCCTGAAGGAAGAGCTCAACCAGGGGTCTCgag ACAAGCAGAAGGAGAACGAGAAGCTACGCGAGTCTCTCGCCAGACGGTCTGCCAAACTAGAGCAGAGCAGGAAGGAGTCTGAAGCACTGAGGCAGGAAAATAACCGACTTCAGGAGAGGCTGGAGCACATTAGCCAAGAAaactcagagctgcaggattcactgCACTACAGACAAGAGGAGCTGCAtag GTTGCAGTGTGAGGTGAAGCTCCAGAGGCAGCAGCTGTCTGACTGCCAGCATCTTCTCCAGTCACTGCGAGTGGAGCTGCAAGTTTATGAAAAAATCGAGACTGATAATCATAAACACAACG CAGAATCCAGTGAGACAAACCAGGAGCCACTTCCTGTCCCGTCCTCCGGCTCTGTGGACCTGAGCGAGCTGCTGACAGAGATCCGACACCTGCggctgcagctggagaggagCATCCAGACCAACACGGCTCTGAGGCAGagactggaggagcagctgctccGAGGACCCAACCGCTCGGAAACCATCAACATCAACTACCTGCTGTCTTCTCCAG ATGAAGGGGGCAGGTCACCAGGTCGTGAAGGCTGTGATCTTCATCACTCATTTCAGTCTTACAACGAACGTACCAATGTCCTGG ATGAGAAGCGTCGTGCTCGTTCAGATGTGGACGGCGGgtccttcagcagcagctctggtgaCTCTTGCGCTCTATCCCGTCTGGTGCCGGGTCACAGGATGTGGGCCAATCGCAACGGCCGCCACGTTTTAGGTCTGATTGAGGACTACAACGCTCTGCGGAAGCAGATCTCAGACGGCCGTAAGCTGTCGCGCAGCATGGACACACAACTGCAGGAGTGTCTGCACACAGTCAGGCAGCAGAGCTCTGACAAG GTGATGGAACAGCAGCATCTGAAGAGTTTGTCCAGCAGCACGAATACCATTCAGCATGTGTTGGAGGAGGCCGGTCGACTGCTCAAACTGGTGTGGAGAGTCTCTCTGCCAGCTGGGAACACTGCAGGGGACAGTGGCAACAACCAGCAG CAGGACGAGCTGTTGAAAAACGAGATAGCCAGACTGAAAAGCCGGCTGTCGCAGCAGGAGAGGATGCTGAGTGGAGCCGTGAAGCGCCTCCGCAGCACCAACCAGCTCAAAGAGGGAATGGAGAGGGTCATCATCGATCAGT TGTCTCTAACTCATGGAGTGTTGAAGAAAGCCAGGGGAAACTTAGAG ACAAATTACTGTACCCTCTCTGGCCTGAAGGGCCTGTCTGGAGGACCAGACGAAG GAGGTTCCAGTCACTGGCCAATAGGAGGCACTAGAGAGCCTGAGCGGAGGAGTGCACCGGTTTCCAGAAGCACTGCAGGCCAACACTCGGAGTCCTCAGATGATACCTCTCTGCACTGCAGCTTCTAA